One region of Candidatus Rokuibacteriota bacterium genomic DNA includes:
- a CDS encoding extracellular solute-binding protein, translating to MMTLNALLRSCAATVLSILAAASPVAAQSDHEQLVAAAKKEGRVMAYGELITPTWRAFKAGFERTYPGITMEFVYQSGQPMMTRILAEQDAGRHVADVLALDVLRLPILKAKGYLAQYLTREHRNYDKQWQSDPPGYWTENHVYLGGIMYNKKLVPPDKAPKSFEDLLKPEWKGKIAMVSPVANDLIFYMFAGLVRDMGEERAFRFFRALKDQGALVFGPGGIRVSQGVNTGEFSLGVGFIGHVYSVGGGDSGNMAFVPTNPTYALSGPGVSVMKNAPHPNAARLLADYMNSREAQETVVDLGYFSNFRGLQAKSALTKLNVSVAPTPQGEQKDRLQGRIKDALGL from the coding sequence ATGATGACGCTGAATGCCCTGCTGCGATCGTGCGCGGCGACAGTCCTTTCGATCCTGGCGGCCGCGAGCCCGGTCGCGGCGCAATCGGATCACGAACAGCTCGTCGCCGCGGCGAAGAAGGAAGGCCGGGTGATGGCCTACGGGGAGCTCATCACGCCGACGTGGCGGGCCTTCAAGGCGGGGTTCGAGAGGACATACCCGGGCATCACGATGGAGTTCGTCTACCAATCGGGACAGCCGATGATGACCCGCATCCTCGCCGAGCAGGACGCGGGCCGTCACGTCGCCGATGTCCTCGCCCTGGACGTGCTGCGGCTGCCGATCCTCAAGGCGAAGGGGTACCTCGCGCAGTACCTCACGCGTGAGCATCGCAACTACGACAAGCAGTGGCAGTCGGATCCCCCCGGGTACTGGACCGAGAATCACGTGTACCTGGGTGGCATCATGTACAACAAGAAGCTCGTGCCGCCCGACAAGGCGCCGAAATCGTTCGAGGATCTCCTCAAGCCCGAGTGGAAGGGCAAGATCGCGATGGTGAGCCCGGTCGCCAACGACCTCATCTTCTACATGTTCGCGGGGCTGGTGCGGGACATGGGCGAGGAGCGGGCCTTCCGCTTCTTCCGCGCCCTGAAGGACCAAGGGGCCCTGGTGTTCGGCCCCGGCGGGATCCGCGTCTCTCAGGGGGTGAACACCGGCGAGTTCTCGCTCGGCGTCGGTTTCATCGGCCACGTCTACAGCGTGGGCGGGGGAGACAGTGGCAACATGGCGTTCGTGCCGACCAACCCGACCTACGCGCTCAGCGGACCCGGCGTGTCCGTCATGAAGAACGCGCCGCACCCGAACGCGGCACGGCTGCTGGCGGACTACATGAACTCGCGGGAAGCGCAGGAGACCGTCGTCGACCTCGGCTACTTCTCCAACTTCCGCGGCCTCCAGGCGAAGTCGGCGCTCACGAAGCTCAACGTGAGCGTGGCGCCGACGCCCCAGGGAGAGCAGAAGGACCGGCTTCAGGGGCGGATCAAGGATGCGCTCGGCTTGTAG
- a CDS encoding ABC transporter ATP-binding protein, protein MIRIEKLDKHYRSARRAVHVIDRIELEIPKGAFFTLVGPSGSGKTTTLRVVAGLEHHDGGQVWLGERLVSDPARGIFVPPSQRDVGMVFQSYAIWPHMDVFHNVAYPLQVGARRRGRAEIEKRVAESLEIVGLHELARVPATALSGGQQQRVALARALVGQPRILLLDEPLSNLDAQLRERMRVEIKDIQRSLGITTFYVTHDRAEALSMSTLVAVMNAGRIEMIGTPRDVYERPSTVFCAEFLGQCNRFPGRVAEVTGGTVVADTGIGRLICRSDAAVAVGDAVDVVVRPEDITVSPSERGGVGDGVLTGDVVHVGYYGDRAECAVRVGSDTLRVAGHAAMVDSWTGRLVVRIREGRGWAIPSAAAAR, encoded by the coding sequence GTGATCCGGATCGAGAAGCTCGACAAGCATTACCGATCTGCGCGCCGCGCGGTGCACGTCATCGACCGCATCGAGCTCGAGATCCCGAAGGGCGCGTTCTTTACCCTCGTGGGCCCCAGCGGGTCGGGGAAGACGACCACCCTCCGCGTCGTCGCCGGCCTCGAGCATCACGACGGCGGCCAGGTCTGGCTCGGCGAGCGGCTGGTCTCCGATCCGGCCCGTGGCATCTTCGTCCCCCCCAGCCAGCGCGACGTGGGCATGGTCTTCCAGTCCTATGCGATCTGGCCTCACATGGATGTGTTCCACAACGTGGCCTATCCGCTTCAGGTGGGCGCCCGGCGCCGGGGGCGCGCCGAGATCGAGAAGCGGGTTGCGGAGTCCCTGGAGATCGTCGGGCTGCACGAGCTCGCCCGCGTCCCGGCCACCGCGCTCAGCGGGGGGCAGCAGCAGCGGGTCGCCCTCGCGCGCGCCCTCGTCGGGCAGCCGCGCATCCTCCTCCTCGACGAGCCCCTGAGCAATCTGGACGCCCAGCTGCGCGAGCGGATGCGCGTGGAGATCAAGGACATCCAGCGCAGCCTGGGCATCACGACATTCTATGTCACCCACGACCGGGCCGAGGCCCTGTCGATGTCCACCCTCGTTGCGGTCATGAACGCGGGCCGGATCGAGATGATCGGAACGCCCCGGGATGTCTACGAGCGCCCCTCCACCGTCTTCTGCGCGGAATTCCTGGGTCAGTGCAACCGCTTTCCCGGCCGGGTCGCCGAGGTGACGGGCGGGACCGTTGTCGCCGACACAGGCATCGGCCGCCTCATCTGCCGCTCCGACGCGGCGGTCGCCGTGGGGGACGCGGTCGACGTCGTCGTCCGGCCCGAGGACATCACGGTGTCGCCGAGCGAGCGGGGCGGGGTCGGGGACGGCGTCCTGACCGGGGACGTCGTCCACGTGGGCTACTACGGCGACCGTGCGGAATGCGCGGTGCGCGTCGGGTCCGACACGCTGCGCGTCGCCGGGCATGCGGCGATGGTCGACTCGTGGACGGGCCGGCTCGTGGTCCGGATCCGCGAGGGACGGGGCTGGGCGATCCCGTCGGCGGCCGCCGCCCGATGA
- a CDS encoding iron ABC transporter permease: MSTPWSPVGAPALPSVGALSRVKERLTAAHVVLWACFAIVGTAVVVPTGTLVWQSFTKSTPAGTVLALDSFARVLGKGATYQLLLNTVTFSAAMTVVAGALGFLFAWIAARTNAPGRRLMPIAILLPYLVPPTLGAITWILLLSPSNGIINMWLKALVGGAPFNIYSFAGMVFVESLYTFPLSFMFFFAALSSLNPTLEEASAVSGAGPLRTLWRTTVPSMWPTVLSVATLLFIIGLESFDVAWFLGYPAKIYLLSIEVFLLTRYKYPPDLGSAAVFGVIAFLAAVAMIAAYRRVTRQRERFATITGKGYRPGDLDIRWMRWPASIVFYLLVTVIGVLPVLLLLAISVDAVSWPFRITSRPSLENFRWILTDSESLRAIGNTAFLAIGGAFTVVILGFFVGYIGVRTQIRGRGVLDYLAFVPFAFPSTVLAVGIIGALITTPLYNTIWIMLLAFSIKFLPYGLRNLSNNMLQIHPELEEASYAAGAGLMRTLWRVVLPLTVPGIVAAWSLLLIVFMRQFSLPIMLSSPGSQVVTIMLFQEFEAGQMGHVAAFGMLLVGSCIPFIVVARYLGRASQSI; the protein is encoded by the coding sequence ATGAGCACGCCCTGGAGCCCGGTCGGCGCGCCGGCCCTGCCGTCGGTGGGGGCGCTCAGCCGGGTGAAGGAGCGCCTGACCGCGGCGCACGTCGTCCTCTGGGCTTGCTTCGCGATCGTGGGAACGGCCGTGGTGGTGCCGACCGGCACGCTGGTGTGGCAGAGCTTCACCAAGTCGACGCCGGCCGGAACGGTGCTGGCACTCGACAGCTTCGCCAGGGTCCTGGGCAAGGGCGCCACCTACCAGCTCCTCCTCAACACGGTGACCTTCAGCGCAGCGATGACCGTGGTTGCGGGCGCGCTTGGCTTCCTCTTCGCCTGGATCGCGGCCCGGACCAATGCCCCGGGACGGCGCCTCATGCCGATCGCGATCCTGCTGCCGTATCTGGTGCCGCCGACGCTCGGCGCCATCACGTGGATCCTGCTCCTGTCGCCGTCCAACGGGATCATCAACATGTGGCTCAAGGCGCTCGTCGGAGGAGCCCCCTTCAACATCTACTCCTTCGCGGGCATGGTGTTCGTCGAATCGCTCTACACCTTTCCGCTCTCGTTCATGTTCTTCTTCGCCGCCCTGTCCTCGCTCAATCCCACGCTCGAGGAGGCGTCCGCGGTGTCCGGCGCGGGGCCGCTGCGCACCCTCTGGCGCACGACGGTGCCGAGCATGTGGCCCACCGTCCTCTCGGTCGCGACGCTCCTGTTCATCATCGGCCTGGAGAGCTTCGACGTCGCCTGGTTCCTGGGCTATCCGGCGAAGATCTACCTCCTCAGCATCGAGGTCTTTCTGCTCACGCGCTACAAGTACCCCCCCGATCTCGGCTCGGCCGCGGTGTTCGGCGTGATCGCGTTCCTCGCCGCGGTCGCGATGATCGCCGCGTACCGCCGCGTCACCCGACAGCGCGAGCGGTTTGCGACGATCACCGGCAAGGGGTATCGCCCCGGGGATCTCGACATCCGCTGGATGCGCTGGCCCGCGTCGATCGTGTTCTATCTCCTGGTGACGGTCATCGGCGTCCTCCCCGTGCTCCTCCTCCTCGCCATATCGGTCGACGCCGTGAGCTGGCCCTTCCGGATCACGTCGAGACCCAGTCTCGAGAACTTCCGATGGATCCTGACGGACTCGGAATCCCTCCGGGCGATCGGCAATACCGCATTCCTCGCGATCGGCGGGGCATTCACGGTCGTCATCCTCGGGTTCTTCGTCGGCTACATCGGCGTCCGCACCCAGATCCGGGGCCGCGGCGTTCTGGACTACCTCGCCTTCGTGCCGTTCGCATTTCCCAGCACGGTGCTGGCGGTTGGCATCATCGGCGCCCTCATCACGACGCCCCTCTACAACACGATCTGGATCATGCTGCTCGCCTTCAGCATCAAGTTCCTGCCGTACGGCCTGCGCAACCTCTCGAACAACATGCTGCAGATCCATCCCGAGCTGGAGGAGGCGTCGTACGCCGCGGGGGCCGGGCTGATGCGGACGCTGTGGCGGGTCGTCCTGCCGCTCACCGTGCCGGGCATCGTCGCCGCGTGGTCCCTCCTGCTGATCGTGTTCATGCGCCAGTTCAGTCTGCCGATCATGCTGTCCTCCCCGGGGTCGCAGGTGGTGACCATCATGCTGTTCCAGGAGTTCGAGGCCGGGCAGATGGGGCACGTGGCCGCGTTCGGGATGCTCCTGGTGGGGAGCTGCATCCCTTTCATCGTGGTCGCGCGCTATCTCGGCCGGGCCTCGCAATCGATATGA
- a CDS encoding AMP-binding protein, producing MIYGERVLSYGDLAERSRRLARGLADLGIGAGDRVAFWLPNTPDYLCLLFACARLGAITVSVNTRFREAEVGDIVGRSGARALVLWPSFLGIPFLDILAGIDRGQLAGVETLILYGEASDPVPRVLPDVGRRSVAVAELAERPARPATCPADNAGCAIFTTSGTTRAPKFVLHGQHGVASHSLDVARAFGYDRPGAVALLAIPLCGVFGFSQALATLAAGGVMVMTPTFEAALAAQLIHRHQVTHTNGGDDMVARLLDAVPGERPFPSLDGIGYAAFNSALADLPARAERRGLRLFGLYGMSEVLALFARQPLELPVERRRRAGGIPVAGVARVRARNPESGAILPHGEAGELEVRGPSLMLSYFGDPAATKAAFTEDGFLRTGDLGYTEEDGGFVFLARIGDVLRLGGFLVSPAEIESTLLEVPGIADAQAVAVATPAGTRPVAFVVVRPGAPLDEAAAIAHCRARIAKYKVPVRIVGLDAFPVTQSANGTKIQRAKLRAMAEEAMRRRPG from the coding sequence GTGATCTACGGCGAGCGCGTGCTCAGCTATGGCGACCTTGCTGAGCGCAGCCGCAGGCTGGCGCGCGGCCTCGCCGATCTGGGCATCGGCGCCGGCGACCGGGTCGCCTTCTGGCTCCCCAACACACCGGACTACCTCTGCCTCCTGTTCGCGTGCGCCCGACTCGGGGCGATCACCGTCTCGGTGAACACCCGTTTCCGCGAGGCCGAGGTGGGCGACATCGTGGGCCGTTCCGGCGCGCGCGCGCTCGTGCTGTGGCCGAGCTTCCTTGGCATACCCTTCCTCGACATCCTGGCCGGCATCGATCGGGGGCAGCTCGCCGGGGTGGAGACCCTCATCCTCTACGGCGAAGCGAGCGACCCGGTACCCCGTGTCCTGCCGGACGTCGGCCGCCGCAGCGTTGCGGTGGCGGAGCTGGCCGAGCGGCCGGCGAGGCCGGCCACGTGTCCCGCGGACAATGCCGGATGCGCGATCTTCACGACCTCGGGCACGACGCGGGCGCCCAAGTTCGTGCTGCACGGCCAGCACGGCGTCGCCAGCCACTCCCTCGATGTGGCGCGGGCCTTCGGCTACGATCGTCCGGGCGCCGTGGCTCTGCTCGCCATCCCGCTGTGCGGTGTCTTCGGCTTCTCGCAGGCGCTGGCAACGCTCGCCGCCGGGGGCGTCATGGTCATGACCCCGACGTTCGAGGCGGCGCTGGCGGCGCAGCTCATCCACCGCCACCAGGTCACCCACACCAACGGCGGCGACGACATGGTCGCTCGCTTGCTCGACGCCGTGCCGGGAGAGAGGCCCTTCCCCTCCCTCGACGGGATCGGATACGCGGCGTTCAACAGCGCGCTGGCCGACTTACCCGCGCGCGCCGAGAGGCGCGGGCTCCGCCTGTTCGGGCTCTACGGCATGAGCGAGGTGCTCGCGCTCTTTGCCCGCCAGCCGCTCGAGCTACCCGTCGAGCGGCGCCGCCGCGCCGGGGGCATCCCGGTCGCGGGCGTGGCGCGCGTGCGGGCACGCAACCCGGAGTCTGGCGCGATCCTCCCGCACGGAGAGGCGGGGGAGCTCGAGGTCAGGGGGCCGAGCCTGATGCTCTCCTATTTCGGAGATCCTGCGGCGACGAAGGCGGCCTTCACCGAGGATGGCTTCCTCCGCACCGGTGACCTCGGCTACACGGAGGAGGATGGCGGCTTCGTCTTTCTCGCGCGCATCGGCGACGTGCTGCGGCTGGGCGGCTTCCTCGTGTCCCCGGCCGAGATCGAGTCGACGCTGCTCGAGGTGCCGGGCATCGCCGACGCGCAGGCGGTGGCGGTGGCGACGCCCGCCGGCACTCGCCCCGTGGCCTTCGTGGTCGTCCGGCCCGGCGCGCCGCTCGATGAGGCCGCGGCCATCGCGCACTGCCGTGCACGCATCGCGAAGTACAAGGTGCCGGTCCGGATCGTCGGTCTCGACGCCTTCCCGGTCACGCAGAGCGCGAACGGCACCAAGATCCAGCGCGCCAAGCTCCGGGCCATGGCGGAGGAGGCGATGCGGCGCCGGCCCGGCTGA
- a CDS encoding virulence factor, with product MARYRVLRWQDIPSVVEAWDGDQSASLQLSQRFQDLIDAVAMRTGASESDAYLAGWSRDDQAERPGGPDAVAAEVAAELEASFETLLSRHMLPPRG from the coding sequence ATGGCGCGCTACCGGGTTCTTCGCTGGCAGGACATCCCGTCCGTCGTCGAGGCCTGGGACGGCGACCAGAGCGCGAGCCTGCAGCTGTCGCAGCGCTTCCAGGACCTCATCGACGCCGTGGCCATGCGCACGGGGGCCTCGGAGTCGGACGCCTACCTGGCGGGGTGGAGCCGGGACGACCAGGCCGAGCGGCCCGGTGGCCCGGACGCCGTCGCGGCTGAGGTCGCGGCCGAGCTCGAGGCCAGCTTCGAGACGCTTCTGTCCCGCCACATGCTCCCGCCCCGGGGGTGA
- the acs gene encoding acetate--CoA ligase — protein MAEKTRATATPIQALLRERRKFAPPKAFAQQANARRASVYTEAARDPVKFWERWARELHWFKPWKKGLDWKLPYAKWFVGGKLNVSHNCLDRHIETPVRNKAALIWEGEPGDTRTLTYWDLYRDVNRFAAALKKHGVKKGDRVTIYMPMVPELAVAMLACARIGAPHSVIFAGFAPDAIRDRIHDAESKIILTADGGYRRGSIVPLKKNVDEALKECPDVTTVVVLRRTRQDVAMEPGRDVWWEAFIQDAPARCPAEKMDSEDMLYLLYTSGSTGKPKGIVHTTGGYLTGIYATTKWVFDLKDTDVYWCTADVGWVTGHSYVVYGPLANGATTVMYEGTPDTPDRDRFWRIIERHGITICYTAPTAIRTFMRWGEEYPNRCDLSSLRLLGTVGEPINPEAWVWYWKHIGRGRCPVVDTWWQTETGQILITPLPGLVPQKPGSATRPFPGIDAEVVNDKGEPTTAGYLVLKKPWPAMLRGIYRDPQRYQAQYWNRFPGMYFTGDGAKRDEDGYFWLLGRVDDVMNVSGHRVSTMEVESALVDHPLVAEAAVIGRPHEIKGQAIAAFVTIRDGHKGTKELMEEIKGHVTKKIGALARPDDLIFSADLPKTRSGKIMRRLLRDIAEGRALGDTTTLADPAVVATLKEKYGEEE, from the coding sequence ATGGCAGAGAAGACGAGAGCCACCGCCACACCCATCCAGGCCCTTCTCCGGGAGCGACGGAAGTTCGCTCCCCCGAAGGCGTTTGCCCAGCAGGCCAATGCCCGCCGGGCGTCCGTCTACACGGAGGCGGCCAGGGACCCCGTGAAGTTCTGGGAGCGATGGGCAAGGGAGCTCCACTGGTTCAAGCCGTGGAAGAAGGGGCTCGACTGGAAACTGCCGTATGCCAAGTGGTTCGTCGGCGGCAAGCTCAACGTCTCCCATAACTGCCTCGACCGCCACATCGAGACCCCCGTCCGCAACAAGGCGGCGCTGATCTGGGAAGGGGAGCCGGGGGACACCCGGACCCTCACCTACTGGGACCTCTACCGCGACGTCAACCGCTTCGCCGCCGCCCTCAAGAAGCATGGCGTCAAGAAGGGGGACCGGGTCACCATCTACATGCCCATGGTGCCCGAGCTGGCCGTGGCCATGCTGGCCTGCGCCAGGATCGGCGCGCCCCACAGCGTGATCTTCGCCGGCTTCGCGCCCGACGCCATCCGCGACCGGATCCACGACGCCGAGTCGAAGATCATCCTGACGGCCGACGGCGGGTACCGGCGGGGCAGCATCGTCCCCCTCAAGAAGAACGTGGACGAGGCGCTCAAGGAGTGCCCGGACGTCACCACCGTGGTCGTCCTCAGGCGCACGCGCCAGGACGTCGCCATGGAGCCCGGCCGTGACGTCTGGTGGGAGGCCTTCATCCAGGATGCGCCTGCCCGGTGCCCGGCCGAGAAGATGGACTCCGAGGACATGCTCTACCTGCTCTACACCTCGGGCTCGACGGGCAAGCCCAAGGGCATCGTCCACACCACCGGCGGCTACCTCACGGGGATCTACGCGACAACCAAGTGGGTCTTCGACCTCAAGGACACCGACGTCTACTGGTGCACGGCGGATGTGGGCTGGGTCACGGGCCACTCCTACGTGGTGTACGGTCCGCTGGCCAATGGCGCCACCACCGTCATGTACGAGGGGACGCCCGACACCCCCGACCGCGATCGCTTCTGGCGCATCATCGAGCGGCACGGGATCACCATCTGCTACACGGCCCCGACCGCCATCCGCACCTTCATGCGCTGGGGCGAGGAGTATCCGAACCGCTGCGATCTCTCGAGCCTGAGGCTCCTCGGGACTGTCGGGGAGCCCATCAACCCCGAGGCCTGGGTGTGGTACTGGAAGCACATCGGCCGCGGGCGCTGCCCCGTGGTGGACACCTGGTGGCAGACCGAGACCGGACAGATCCTGATCACGCCCTTGCCCGGGCTCGTCCCGCAGAAGCCGGGGTCGGCGACGCGGCCCTTCCCGGGCATCGACGCCGAGGTGGTGAATGACAAGGGCGAGCCCACCACGGCGGGTTACCTCGTCCTGAAGAAGCCCTGGCCCGCCATGCTGCGCGGCATCTACCGGGACCCGCAGCGCTACCAGGCCCAGTACTGGAACCGCTTCCCCGGGATGTACTTCACCGGGGACGGCGCCAAGCGTGACGAAGACGGCTACTTCTGGCTGCTCGGCCGAGTGGACGACGTCATGAACGTCTCCGGGCATCGCGTCTCCACCATGGAGGTGGAGTCGGCGCTGGTGGACCACCCGCTGGTGGCCGAGGCCGCCGTCATCGGCCGACCCCACGAGATCAAGGGGCAGGCCATCGCCGCCTTCGTCACGATCCGGGACGGGCACAAGGGGACCAAGGAGCTGATGGAGGAGATCAAGGGGCACGTGACCAAGAAGATCGGGGCGCTGGCCCGTCCCGACGATCTGATCTTCTCCGCCGACCTGCCGAAGACCCGGAGCGGCAAGATCATGCGCCGGCTCCTCCGGGACATCGCCGAGGGCCGCGCCCTGGGTGACACCACCACCCTCGCCGACCCGGCGGTCGTCGCCACCCTCAAGGAGAAGTACGGCGAGGAGGAGTAG
- a CDS encoding sodium:proton antiporter: protein MPGYAVLPFVAMLLAIAVCPLWVPHWWERNRNKLLLSCGLGLPVAGFYLVQRPPALLHTLEEYVSFMLLLAALYTISGGIRLTGDLEATPLTNTAFLAVGSVLASLIGTTGASVLLIRALLETNRERSRVIHTVVFFIFLVSNIGGLLTPIGDPPLLLGYLKGVPFFWPLRLWRHWLVAVGALLVTYFAWDSIQHAREPLSRLRRDRSELRPLRVEGAVNALALLGVVAAIALLREPWREGLILGLAGASLWLTPRRIWHANGFTAAPMVEVAVLFLGIFLTMIPALEILRARGPGLSVQAPWQFFWATGLLSAFLDNAPTYLAFLALAQGLGLTSDVVGVSHEVLAAISVGAVFMGACTYVGNAPNFMIKAMAEQSGLKMPTFLGYMGYTAVTLIPLFTLLTFLLF, encoded by the coding sequence ATGCCGGGGTATGCCGTCCTGCCGTTCGTGGCAATGCTTCTCGCCATCGCCGTGTGTCCATTGTGGGTCCCGCACTGGTGGGAGCGGAACCGCAACAAGCTCCTCCTGTCCTGCGGCCTCGGCCTTCCAGTCGCGGGTTTCTACCTCGTCCAGCGGCCACCCGCGCTCCTGCACACGCTGGAAGAGTACGTGTCCTTCATGCTGCTGCTGGCCGCTCTCTACACGATCTCCGGCGGCATCCGGCTGACGGGCGACCTGGAGGCGACGCCGCTGACGAACACCGCCTTTCTGGCGGTGGGATCCGTCCTGGCGTCGCTGATCGGGACGACGGGGGCCTCGGTCCTGCTGATTCGAGCGCTGCTCGAGACCAACCGGGAGCGGAGCCGGGTCATCCACACCGTCGTCTTCTTCATCTTCCTGGTCTCGAACATCGGCGGTCTGCTCACGCCGATCGGCGATCCTCCGCTCCTCCTGGGCTATCTCAAGGGCGTCCCGTTCTTCTGGCCCCTCAGGCTGTGGCGTCACTGGCTGGTGGCCGTCGGGGCGTTGCTCGTGACCTACTTCGCCTGGGACTCCATCCAGCACGCGCGTGAGCCTCTCTCGCGGCTGCGGCGCGATCGCTCGGAGCTGCGTCCGTTGCGGGTCGAAGGGGCGGTGAATGCTCTCGCGCTCCTCGGGGTCGTCGCGGCCATCGCCCTTCTGCGCGAGCCCTGGCGCGAGGGACTGATCCTCGGCCTGGCCGGGGCATCTCTCTGGCTCACCCCCAGGCGGATCTGGCATGCCAACGGGTTCACGGCCGCCCCGATGGTCGAGGTGGCCGTGCTGTTCCTCGGCATCTTCCTGACCATGATCCCGGCGCTGGAGATTCTTCGGGCGCGAGGCCCCGGGCTGAGTGTCCAGGCCCCGTGGCAGTTCTTCTGGGCCACCGGCCTCCTGTCCGCGTTCCTCGACAACGCGCCGACTTACCTCGCCTTCCTGGCCCTCGCCCAGGGACTCGGATTGACCAGCGACGTTGTCGGGGTATCGCATGAGGTCCTGGCCGCGATCAGCGTCGGCGCGGTGTTCATGGGAGCCTGCACGTATGTCGGCAACGCGCCCAACTTCATGATCAAGGCCATGGCTGAACAGAGCGGCCTCAAGATGCCGACCTTCCTCGGCTACATGGGGTACACCGCGGTCACCCTGATCCCACTATTCACCCTGCTCACCTTCCTGCTCTTCTGA
- a CDS encoding TraR/DksA C4-type zinc finger protein, with product MGGGVVFEDFPGAIGDNTPMADEVDVIRVNEDREISFATRSLLVERANKLAEALERLREGEYGICQECGERIAPARLRAMPEVLTCVRCQDRLERTTSRLAPAGAAFGGDDHDDD from the coding sequence ATGGGGGGAGGGGTCGTCTTCGAGGATTTCCCGGGCGCCATCGGAGACAACACGCCCATGGCCGATGAGGTGGACGTGATCCGCGTCAACGAGGACAGGGAAATCAGCTTTGCCACCCGCAGCTTGCTCGTGGAGCGCGCCAACAAGCTGGCAGAGGCGCTGGAGCGCCTGCGCGAGGGCGAGTACGGGATCTGCCAGGAGTGCGGCGAGCGCATCGCGCCGGCCCGTCTCCGGGCCATGCCCGAAGTGCTCACCTGCGTCCGCTGCCAGGATCGGCTGGAGCGGACCACCAGCCGGCTCGCGCCCGCGGGCGCGGCCTTCGGCGGTGACGACCACGACGACGACTAG
- a CDS encoding glycerophosphodiester phosphodiesterase — MPDDASRPLVIAHRGASAEAPENTIAAFELAIQQGADAIELDVHLSGDDQLVVIHDWTLERTTDGAGAVRDRSVQELKRLDAGSWHSPAFRGQRLQTLLEVLERFRDRTRFWIELKAGSDLYPGIEERVVTSLEIYDVLDRTLVQSFDHGALRRARTLSPEVRLGALVAQPPLDPSVVAPGLVQAVCPGAHLLTEGDIALIREAGLGCYVWTVNEPALMDRLVSWGVSGIITDRPALLRARLAGH; from the coding sequence ATGCCGGACGACGCGAGCCGCCCGCTGGTGATCGCCCACCGGGGCGCCTCAGCCGAGGCCCCCGAGAACACCATCGCGGCCTTCGAGCTGGCCATCCAGCAGGGCGCCGACGCCATCGAGCTGGACGTCCATCTCTCCGGCGACGACCAGCTGGTGGTGATCCACGACTGGACGCTCGAACGGACGACGGACGGGGCCGGCGCCGTCCGCGACCGGAGCGTGCAGGAGCTGAAGCGGCTGGACGCCGGCAGCTGGCACTCACCGGCCTTCCGGGGGCAGCGGCTCCAGACCCTCCTGGAGGTGCTGGAGCGCTTCCGCGACCGCACCCGCTTCTGGATCGAGCTGAAGGCCGGGTCCGATCTCTACCCCGGCATCGAGGAGCGGGTGGTGACGAGCCTGGAGATCTACGATGTCCTGGACCGCACGCTGGTCCAGTCCTTCGACCACGGGGCGCTCCGCCGGGCGCGCACGCTGAGCCCGGAGGTGAGGCTGGGGGCGTTGGTGGCGCAGCCGCCGCTGGACCCATCGGTGGTGGCGCCGGGATTGGTCCAGGCCGTCTGCCCGGGGGCACACCTGCTGACCGAAGGGGACATAGCGCTGATCCGAGAGGCCGGGCTCGGCTGCTACGTCTGGACAGTCAACGAGCCGGCCCTGATGGACCGGCTCGTCTCGTGGGGAGTGAGCGGCATCATCACCGACCGCCCGGCGCTCCTTCGCGCCCGGCTAGCGGGCCACTGA
- a CDS encoding 1-acyl-sn-glycerol-3-phosphate acyltransferase: MRTPVLDLFRPAVWLGARLYFGIRFEGVENIPRDGALIITPNHVTYADPPLVSIPVRRPVYYMAWSALFRIPVFSWVIRRLRAFPVDIGSADPRATREAVRLLEAQQAVMIFPEAGRSHDGRLQRFRLGAFRLACSRSAPVLPVTIIGGSESWPPGRLLPRPGQVTIVYHPLIWPAGGDDVKGAAREMATKVHAAVLSALPPSLRAPGGE; the protein is encoded by the coding sequence GTGCGCACGCCCGTCCTCGACCTCTTCCGTCCCGCCGTGTGGCTCGGGGCCCGCCTGTACTTCGGCATCCGCTTCGAGGGCGTCGAGAACATCCCCCGGGACGGCGCGCTCATCATCACCCCGAACCACGTGACCTACGCCGATCCTCCCCTGGTCAGCATCCCGGTGCGTCGCCCCGTCTACTACATGGCCTGGAGCGCGCTGTTCCGCATCCCCGTCTTCTCCTGGGTGATCCGCCGCCTCCGAGCCTTCCCCGTCGACATCGGGTCCGCCGACCCGAGGGCGACGCGGGAAGCCGTCCGCCTGCTGGAGGCGCAACAGGCCGTGATGATCTTTCCCGAGGCGGGGCGCAGTCACGATGGGCGGCTGCAGCGCTTCAGGCTCGGCGCCTTCCGGCTGGCATGCTCCCGGAGCGCGCCGGTGCTCCCCGTGACGATCATCGGCGGCAGCGAGTCGTGGCCTCCGGGGCGGCTCCTCCCGCGTCCCGGCCAGGTGACCATCGTCTACCACCCGCTCATCTGGCCAGCAGGGGGCGACGATGTCAAGGGCGCCGCGCGGGAGATGGCGACCAAGGTCCACGCTGCCGTACTCTCCGCGCTGCCGCCATCCCTGCGAGCACCCGGCGGGGAGTAG